One stretch of Roseimicrobium sp. ORNL1 DNA includes these proteins:
- a CDS encoding NYN domain-containing protein: MPDLLKFLILDGHSVIYAWEELRKLHLRAAKRYLAREELLKRMRTLQDMRGERVVVVFDGIGTKISESREKDDVQVFYADAGHTADALIEQLAAKYAGTYAIRVCTADRMIWDGISASGANWISPDLLRHEVEQAESEVARKTGKKR, translated from the coding sequence ATGCCCGACCTCCTCAAGTTTCTCATCCTGGATGGACACAGCGTGATCTACGCTTGGGAGGAACTGCGCAAGCTGCACCTGCGGGCGGCAAAACGCTACCTCGCGCGTGAGGAACTCCTCAAGCGCATGCGCACCCTGCAGGACATGCGAGGCGAGCGGGTGGTGGTGGTCTTTGATGGCATCGGCACCAAGATTTCCGAGAGCCGGGAGAAGGACGATGTGCAGGTCTTCTATGCGGATGCGGGGCACACGGCGGATGCGCTCATCGAGCAGCTCGCGGCGAAGTATGCCGGTACTTATGCCATCCGTGTGTGCACGGCGGACAGGATGATCTGGGATGGCATCAGTGCCTCGGGTGCGAACTGGATTTCGCCGGATCTGCTCAGGCATGAAGTGGAGCAGGCGGAGAGTGAGGTGGCGAGGAAGACTGGGAAGAAGCGGTAG
- a CDS encoding MBL fold metallo-hydrolase, producing the protein MTLPAVRSLLLAACFGLCTSCAGPGIGKFKDTVVADVPVSPDSGVRVTYLGVNGYLLQSSDATVLVDPFFSRPPLRNYLVGEVTPNKSRIDWAMRNFPATVDLILVTHGHIDHLLDVPIIAQRTGARIVASPTSCNLVKSLKQVPDWQLVPILTQPNPTLASHETRQFDSVTVQALYTEHDRLCGAEIMPGRKTEPPETPPRRARDWVAGEPLAFIITMGGKRIFVSSGMVQALQQREVTPVDLAITGVALPDPRRSLAETVKILKPKYVLPSHQDNFFIPAEKGFRFSAQSNFPEVKRNLPGWEPGKNLILLDYFRPWTLY; encoded by the coding sequence ATGACTCTTCCCGCCGTGCGCTCTCTGCTTCTGGCCGCTTGCTTTGGGTTGTGCACCAGTTGTGCAGGACCCGGCATCGGGAAATTCAAGGACACGGTGGTGGCGGATGTGCCCGTGTCCCCCGACTCGGGCGTGCGAGTGACCTACCTCGGGGTGAATGGCTACCTGCTCCAGAGCAGTGATGCCACCGTGCTGGTGGACCCCTTCTTCTCCCGTCCGCCCCTTCGCAATTACCTCGTCGGTGAGGTGACGCCCAACAAGAGCCGCATCGACTGGGCCATGCGCAACTTCCCCGCGACCGTGGATCTCATCCTGGTGACGCACGGCCACATCGATCACCTGCTGGATGTTCCCATCATCGCGCAGCGCACCGGCGCCAGGATCGTGGCCTCACCCACGAGCTGCAACCTCGTGAAATCACTCAAGCAGGTGCCGGACTGGCAGCTTGTGCCCATCCTCACGCAGCCGAATCCCACGCTGGCATCGCACGAGACCAGACAATTCGACAGCGTGACCGTACAAGCGCTCTACACCGAGCATGACCGGCTCTGTGGCGCGGAGATCATGCCGGGACGCAAAACCGAGCCGCCCGAAACGCCTCCAAGGCGTGCTCGCGACTGGGTGGCAGGTGAGCCTCTCGCCTTCATCATCACCATGGGCGGCAAGCGCATCTTCGTCTCCTCCGGCATGGTGCAGGCCCTGCAGCAGAGGGAAGTCACCCCTGTGGATCTCGCCATCACCGGCGTGGCCCTCCCCGACCCGCGCAGGAGTCTTGCGGAAACCGTCAAAATTCTGAAGCCCAAGTACGTGTTGCCCAGCCATCAGGACAACTTCTTCATCCCCGCTGAAAAGGGCTTCCGCTTCAGCGCACAATCGAACTTCCCGGAGGTGAAACGAAACCTGCCCGGCTGGGAACCTGGCAAGAATCTCATCCTGCTGGACTACTTCCGGCCGTGGACGCTGTATTGA
- a CDS encoding protein-tyrosine phosphatase family protein, which yields MAFEPQIYIVERIGSGFLAIMARPVPGEWIDEQFSQLSEMGIDRIVSLLEPEEARELGLGSESELCATHGIQFLSFPIGDRGVPSSIHDFRELSSMLYETTAGGINTVIHCRAGIGRASLMVASVLLFAGFEPDDAFNHITKARGVSVPDTEEQQAWLRESRNEILGLSPG from the coding sequence ATGGCATTCGAACCTCAAATCTACATCGTTGAACGAATCGGTTCTGGTTTCCTTGCCATCATGGCCAGGCCAGTACCTGGAGAATGGATCGATGAACAGTTTTCCCAACTGTCGGAGATGGGCATTGATCGCATTGTCTCGCTTCTTGAACCGGAAGAAGCGCGGGAGTTGGGACTGGGCTCGGAATCGGAACTCTGCGCCACACACGGCATTCAGTTTCTCTCCTTCCCCATCGGAGATCGCGGTGTGCCTTCTTCCATTCATGACTTCCGCGAACTCTCGTCCATGCTCTATGAAACTACCGCAGGCGGGATCAACACCGTCATTCACTGCCGCGCCGGGATTGGCCGTGCCAGCTTGATGGTTGCGAGTGTTTTACTCTTCGCAGGCTTCGAGCCCGATGACGCATTCAATCACATTACCAAGGCCCGAGGTGTGTCCGTTCCAGACACCGAGGAACAGCAAGCATGGTTGCGGGAAAGCCGGAATGAAATCCTGGGGTTGAGTCCGGGCTAG
- a CDS encoding alpha/beta hydrolase, producing MTFIARLGLASLLAAALTTALQAQSPTPTQANVPYGKHARQVLDFYQTKSAKEAGKPTPLMFFVHGGGWMNGDKANPDFLAKCLESGISVVSINYRLIPNAIEEKIDPPVKACLDDAARALQFVRSKAGEWNIDKTRIVGCGGSAGGFTTLWLAYHPDLADPKSADPIARESTRLLCAITFVPQTSLDPKQMRDWISNNEYGNHAFALPSYQAFLDKRETLMPWIEKFSPYLLATADDPPVYLFYDSVPAMGQPAKDPPHSANFGAGLVEKLKSVGAPYEFNYTGAKDVKHPDIFGFFLEHLK from the coding sequence ATGACCTTCATCGCCAGACTTGGTCTTGCATCCCTTCTTGCCGCAGCGCTCACCACGGCGTTGCAGGCCCAATCCCCCACCCCCACCCAGGCCAACGTGCCCTACGGCAAGCATGCGCGGCAGGTGCTGGATTTCTACCAGACGAAGTCCGCCAAGGAGGCAGGCAAGCCCACCCCGCTTATGTTCTTCGTGCACGGCGGTGGATGGATGAATGGAGACAAGGCGAACCCTGACTTCCTCGCGAAGTGTCTGGAGTCCGGCATCTCCGTCGTGTCCATCAACTACCGGCTCATTCCAAATGCCATCGAGGAGAAGATCGACCCGCCCGTGAAGGCCTGTCTCGATGATGCAGCCCGTGCATTGCAGTTCGTGCGCAGCAAGGCCGGCGAGTGGAACATCGACAAGACACGCATCGTCGGCTGCGGTGGCTCGGCAGGTGGATTCACCACGCTGTGGCTTGCCTATCACCCGGACCTGGCCGACCCGAAGAGCGCGGACCCCATCGCCCGTGAATCCACGCGTCTGCTCTGCGCCATCACCTTCGTGCCGCAGACCTCACTGGATCCAAAGCAGATGCGCGACTGGATTTCCAACAACGAATACGGCAACCACGCCTTCGCCCTGCCGAGCTACCAGGCTTTCCTCGACAAACGCGAAACCCTCATGCCGTGGATTGAGAAGTTCTCACCCTACCTGCTCGCCACCGCAGACGACCCGCCCGTGTATCTCTTCTACGATTCCGTACCCGCCATGGGCCAACCCGCCAAGGACCCACCCCACTCCGCAAACTTCGGCGCCGGCCTGGTGGAAAAGCTCAAGAGCGTGGGCGCACCCTACGAGTTCAACTACACCGGCGCGAAGGATGTGAAGCATCCAGATATCTTCGGGTTTTTCCTGGAGCACTTGAAATAG